In Sandaracinaceae bacterium, the following are encoded in one genomic region:
- a CDS encoding arginyltransferase, with protein sequence MQPRWSPGLPPELVVYDSPHPCPYLEGRDARLPMRMPSRALRPEELDGRLAAGDRRHGAFLYRPSCPTCAACEAIRIPVQRFTFSKNHRRVVNKARRRLRVQIGPPVADMRRLELYERHKRERSLLGASSEPLDLKGYEGFLVERCAPSFEMRYFDGDELVGVAITDRGHDALSAVYCFWDPSYASLSLGTWSILEQLRIAREWGYTYLYLGLYIAENAHMSYKARFRPHERLIDGTWQAFERQPGSAQQRNPVE encoded by the coding sequence GTGCAGCCGCGCTGGTCACCCGGGCTCCCGCCGGAGCTCGTCGTCTACGACTCGCCGCACCCCTGCCCCTATCTCGAGGGGCGGGACGCGCGTCTGCCGATGCGCATGCCGTCCCGCGCGCTGCGTCCGGAGGAGCTCGACGGACGGCTCGCCGCGGGGGATCGCCGCCACGGCGCCTTCCTCTACCGGCCGAGCTGCCCCACCTGCGCCGCCTGCGAGGCGATCCGCATCCCGGTCCAGCGCTTCACGTTCAGCAAGAACCATCGTCGCGTCGTCAACAAGGCGCGCCGTCGCCTGCGTGTCCAGATCGGGCCGCCGGTCGCCGACATGCGGCGGCTCGAGCTCTACGAGCGACACAAGCGCGAGCGCTCGCTCCTCGGCGCGTCGAGCGAGCCGCTCGATCTCAAGGGCTACGAGGGCTTCCTCGTGGAGCGCTGCGCGCCGAGCTTCGAGATGCGCTACTTCGACGGGGACGAGCTCGTCGGCGTGGCCATCACCGATCGTGGTCACGACGCGTTGTCGGCCGTCTACTGCTTCTGGGATCCCTCGTACGCCTCGCTCAGCCTCGGCACGTGGTCGATCCTCGAGCAGCTGCGCATCGCGCGGGAGTGGGGCTACACCTACCTCTACCTCGGCCTCTACATCGCCGAGAACGCGCACATGAGCTACAAGGCGCGCTTCCGCCCGCACGAGCGCCTCATCGACGGGACCTGGCAGGCGTTCGAGCGTCAGCCTGGGTCGGCGCAGCAGCGGAACCCGGTCGAGTAG
- a CDS encoding VIT domain-containing protein, with translation MRGSTSDVGSRGFRAFWLLAGGALLIPGCPSGGAPPRATIRAEIASPTGKMVDLGEAPARENVDRAGLMEDALEGVVEPEGDAIGQRMQVRPLRMPHPPRGASAEFNFGQGRRGWVTAMPRAELLTSPAFHDGKVFLGGGFASHRFYAFDAYSGELAWSMPAPDGGPTAAIIEDDKVIYNTESCTIFVADAQTGELAWSRWLGDPLMSQPAAANGLVFSAYPKDGGHRFGAFRLSDGEPVWDTTIPADVIQAPQVVGDSVFFATMDGTAHRLHARTGRVQWRRDVGASSAVWVDRDNVLVARRSGSAASPRESMLVLSAGNGHRLHESEHFAARYLAGDSRDRQLASATAGAWGNVPHGEHLGLRNVASGWAFQGSSPAVADGRAYFSIAGEVLARDMETAETVWRRQYAQAEDAQALSPPAVVGGLLVFGTVDGQLVATDIDTGMTVWAYDVGEPVVFQPIVAQGWVYFATGAGNVVGLELGDAMLDGWHMWGGNARHAGLVETAGAVDPHLLASLERPGRGSMRAVALSRDPVEDEETPVEEEGVDVERELPLRGTEVEARISGRVAEVFVTQRFENDGPEPIEAVYLFPLPDDAAVDRMEMRIGDRVVRGVIRERREARQTYEAARSEGRRAALLEQQRPNLFAQRVANLQPGDRVDVRLRYVQVLPYEDGQYELTFPMVAPRRYDPADDAEGNETAVSATSAFVDEQPPLTMRVSLAPGLPLAAVSSPSHEPAIEREGDHASVHLEAEGEARTRDFTLRYALEGETPQATMLAHREEDEGFFTLLVQPPASPTDAQIMPRDVTFVVDTSSSMHGRPLAHARAMVAAVIEGLRPEDRFDVIGFSDQVRQLSMQARSDDSVTRANAFLDELRAAGATEMVPAITRALASETSADRVPIVVLVTDGYIGNEADVLRAIATELGEHRVYAFGVGGSVNRFLTERAAEIGRGRAVHVGLAEDPSEAAERFVAHIDRPLFTDVEVDWGGLAVRDVYPRRLPDLFAGKPLEVRGRFSGGGEATLRATVRVRGTVNGRRFERSFPVTLPDAPTPEGPHASQASLWARAAVHDRMNRLFLRDDPTLIAEVTQLGLAHHIVTPWTSFVAVEEIVEEEDEDEPEPEARATVSPARALPGDPEIRIPAPEDARQVTVILPFGESLEAGFEHELGMWTARFLIPRDADEGTYPIEVLITHADGRLEHLRLWYTVDETAAQVHLEVDGEVRPGETITLRAEQVITEADLAQVGRRPGELTEERALLLSDARRVEARTPSGEVIDLERAGPNGWEGTWTIPADAEGTLELDVVVVDMAANVTHQPLRLEVQ, from the coding sequence ATGCGTGGATCGACGAGCGACGTCGGATCGAGAGGGTTTCGTGCGTTCTGGCTGCTGGCGGGAGGAGCGCTGCTCATCCCCGGCTGCCCGAGCGGGGGCGCGCCGCCGAGGGCGACCATCCGGGCGGAGATCGCGTCGCCTACCGGGAAGATGGTCGACCTCGGCGAGGCGCCCGCGCGCGAGAACGTGGACCGGGCCGGCCTGATGGAGGACGCGCTCGAGGGCGTGGTGGAGCCGGAGGGCGACGCCATCGGCCAGCGCATGCAGGTGCGCCCGCTCCGCATGCCTCACCCGCCGCGCGGCGCGTCCGCGGAGTTCAACTTCGGGCAGGGGCGGCGCGGCTGGGTCACGGCGATGCCGCGCGCGGAGCTGCTCACCTCGCCCGCCTTCCACGACGGCAAGGTGTTCCTCGGCGGCGGCTTCGCGTCGCACCGCTTCTACGCGTTCGACGCTTACAGCGGCGAGCTCGCCTGGTCGATGCCCGCCCCGGACGGAGGCCCGACGGCCGCGATCATCGAAGACGACAAGGTGATCTACAACACCGAGAGCTGCACCATCTTCGTGGCCGACGCGCAGACCGGTGAGCTCGCCTGGAGCCGCTGGCTCGGTGACCCCCTGATGAGCCAGCCCGCGGCCGCGAACGGCCTCGTCTTCAGCGCCTACCCCAAGGATGGCGGCCACCGCTTCGGCGCGTTCCGATTGAGCGACGGCGAGCCGGTCTGGGACACGACGATCCCCGCCGACGTGATCCAGGCGCCGCAGGTGGTCGGCGACTCGGTCTTCTTCGCGACCATGGACGGCACCGCGCACCGCCTCCACGCGCGCACGGGTCGCGTCCAGTGGCGACGCGACGTCGGCGCGTCGAGCGCGGTCTGGGTCGACCGTGACAACGTGCTGGTCGCGCGCCGGAGCGGGAGCGCCGCGAGCCCGCGCGAGTCGATGCTGGTCCTGAGCGCGGGCAATGGCCACCGCCTCCACGAGAGCGAGCACTTCGCCGCGCGCTACCTCGCGGGCGACAGCCGCGACCGCCAGCTCGCCTCCGCCACCGCGGGCGCGTGGGGCAACGTCCCGCACGGCGAGCACCTCGGCCTCCGGAACGTGGCGAGCGGCTGGGCCTTCCAGGGCAGCTCCCCCGCGGTCGCCGACGGCCGCGCCTACTTCTCCATCGCGGGTGAGGTCCTCGCGCGCGACATGGAGACCGCCGAGACGGTGTGGCGCCGCCAGTACGCGCAGGCCGAAGACGCCCAGGCCCTCAGCCCGCCCGCGGTCGTGGGCGGCCTGCTCGTCTTCGGCACCGTCGACGGCCAGCTCGTCGCGACCGACATCGACACGGGCATGACGGTCTGGGCCTACGACGTCGGCGAGCCCGTGGTCTTCCAGCCGATCGTCGCCCAGGGCTGGGTCTACTTCGCGACCGGCGCGGGCAACGTGGTCGGGCTCGAGCTCGGCGACGCGATGCTCGACGGCTGGCACATGTGGGGCGGCAACGCGCGGCACGCGGGGCTCGTGGAGACGGCGGGCGCGGTCGACCCGCACCTCCTCGCAAGCCTCGAGCGGCCGGGCCGCGGATCGATGCGCGCCGTCGCCCTGAGCCGCGATCCCGTCGAAGACGAAGAGACGCCGGTCGAGGAGGAGGGCGTCGACGTGGAGCGCGAGCTGCCGCTCCGGGGCACCGAGGTCGAGGCGCGGATCAGCGGGCGTGTGGCCGAGGTCTTCGTCACCCAGCGCTTCGAGAACGACGGCCCCGAGCCGATCGAGGCGGTCTACCTCTTCCCGCTCCCCGATGACGCGGCGGTCGATCGCATGGAGATGCGCATCGGTGACCGCGTGGTGCGCGGCGTGATCCGCGAGCGCCGCGAGGCACGCCAGACCTACGAGGCCGCGCGCAGCGAGGGCCGGCGCGCCGCGCTCCTCGAGCAGCAGCGCCCGAACCTCTTCGCCCAGCGCGTGGCGAACCTCCAGCCCGGCGACCGCGTCGACGTGCGCCTCCGCTACGTGCAGGTGCTCCCCTACGAAGACGGGCAATACGAGTTGACGTTCCCGATGGTCGCGCCGCGCCGCTACGATCCGGCCGACGACGCCGAGGGGAACGAGACCGCGGTCAGCGCGACGAGCGCCTTCGTCGACGAGCAGCCGCCGCTGACGATGCGGGTCTCGCTCGCGCCGGGCCTGCCGCTCGCCGCGGTGAGCTCGCCCAGCCACGAGCCGGCGATCGAGCGCGAGGGCGACCACGCGAGCGTGCACCTCGAGGCCGAAGGCGAGGCGCGCACGCGCGACTTCACGCTCCGCTACGCGCTCGAGGGCGAGACGCCGCAGGCGACGATGCTGGCCCACCGCGAGGAGGACGAGGGCTTCTTCACCCTGCTCGTCCAGCCGCCCGCCTCGCCCACCGACGCGCAGATCATGCCGCGAGACGTGACCTTCGTGGTCGACACCTCGAGCTCCATGCACGGCCGCCCGCTCGCGCACGCCCGCGCGATGGTCGCGGCGGTGATCGAGGGCCTGCGCCCCGAGGATCGCTTCGACGTCATCGGCTTCAGCGACCAGGTGCGCCAGCTCTCGATGCAGGCGCGCAGCGACGACTCCGTCACCCGCGCGAATGCCTTCCTGGACGAGCTCCGCGCGGCCGGCGCGACCGAGATGGTCCCCGCCATCACCCGCGCGCTCGCGTCCGAGACGAGCGCGGATCGGGTGCCGATCGTCGTGCTCGTCACGGACGGCTACATCGGGAACGAGGCCGACGTCCTGCGCGCGATCGCGACCGAGCTGGGCGAGCACCGCGTCTACGCGTTCGGCGTCGGCGGGAGCGTGAACCGCTTCCTCACCGAGCGCGCGGCGGAGATCGGGCGAGGCCGCGCGGTGCACGTCGGGCTGGCCGAGGATCCGAGCGAGGCCGCGGAGCGCTTCGTCGCGCACATCGACCGGCCGCTCTTCACCGACGTCGAGGTCGACTGGGGCGGGCTCGCGGTGCGCGACGTCTACCCGCGGCGGTTGCCCGATCTCTTCGCCGGCAAACCGCTCGAGGTCCGCGGCCGCTTCTCGGGCGGCGGCGAGGCCACCCTGCGAGCCACCGTGCGGGTCCGCGGCACGGTCAACGGCCGACGCTTCGAGCGGAGCTTCCCCGTCACCCTGCCCGACGCCCCCACGCCCGAGGGCCCGCACGCGTCGCAGGCCTCGCTCTGGGCGCGCGCCGCGGTGCACGACCGCATGAACCGCCTCTTCCTCCGGGACGATCCGACGCTGATCGCCGAGGTCACGCAGCTCGGCCTCGCCCACCACATCGTCACGCCGTGGACGAGCTTCGTGGCGGTGGAGGAGATCGTGGAAGAGGAAGACGAAGACGAGCCGGAGCCCGAGGCGCGGGCCACGGTCAGCCCCGCGCGCGCGCTGCCGGGAGACCCCGAGATCCGCATCCCGGCCCCCGAGGACGCGCGCCAGGTGACCGTGATCCTTCCCTTCGGCGAGAGCCTCGAGGCGGGCTTCGAGCATGAGCTCGGCATGTGGACCGCGCGCTTCCTCATCCCGCGCGACGCCGACGAGGGCACCTACCCGATCGAGGTGCTGATCACCCACGCCGACGGCCGGCTCGAGCACCTCCGGCTCTGGTACACGGTGGACGAGACCGCGGCGCAGGTGCACCTCGAGGTCGACGGAGAGGTCCGGCCGGGCGAGACGATCACGCTGCGCGCCGAGCAGGTGATCACCGAGGCGGATCTCGCGCAGGTCG
- a CDS encoding MopE-related protein — MRLRLPCLLLASLTACSTQTVTPDADTIPLDGTVDARSVPPDASHPDAGLPADAGGGCVTVELCDDGLDNDCDDVVDEECPCIPGETASCFRGPASARGVGACSPGTMECMDGLEFGLWGPCVGDVLPADELCDAEGEDESCDGAANEGCDCDPAAPPAACGSAVGACRPGTQECVAGRLGACVGASGPVAEACNGADDDCDGVTDEGIVRVCGTDVGECSRGSEACVGGAFEGCAGGRGPVAELCNGLDDDCDGSTDEALTRACGSSVGACMPGTQRCDAGSWTSCGGETVPALEACDGVDDDCDGRVDEGVTRACGSSTGVCRPGTQSCASGSFGACTGGVAPGSEVCDGALDEDCDGTVDEMCGCTTGTTRPCGTDAGECVAGSQTCDASGSWGGCAGATGPSPEVCNMRDDDCDGATDEMGVCPTAPPVVTCPGDVSADVLDTIALAGSGSDPDGGPVSYAWTVTSRPPGSISTPSSPSSASTNFYLDASGAYVVQLCVTDDEGERACCSVNVTSNPPGAIHVEISWSTAYGDVDAHLLNVTRSHPNGWWTADDCYFANRAPDWGPVGVDGNPTLDIDDTDGYGPENITVDRNPAPGTYTVGAHYFCDRSLGMGGAPGSGATDGTVRIFCDGALVATYTGVTLGETDDWVSVAEIDYPSCAVRRRTTRTEGSQLYPASFTAARHCEISCSSDADCPAAERCARVGGGGPPRNACILR, encoded by the coding sequence ATGCGTCTTCGACTCCCTTGCCTTCTGCTCGCCTCGCTCACGGCTTGCAGCACCCAGACCGTCACCCCCGACGCCGACACGATCCCGCTCGATGGGACCGTGGACGCTCGATCCGTCCCGCCCGACGCGTCCCACCCGGACGCGGGGCTCCCGGCCGACGCGGGCGGAGGGTGCGTGACGGTGGAGCTCTGCGACGACGGGCTGGACAACGACTGCGACGACGTCGTCGACGAGGAGTGTCCGTGCATCCCCGGAGAGACCGCGAGCTGCTTCCGCGGGCCGGCCTCCGCGCGAGGGGTGGGCGCGTGCAGCCCCGGCACGATGGAGTGCATGGACGGCCTCGAGTTCGGCCTCTGGGGACCCTGTGTGGGCGACGTGCTCCCGGCCGACGAGCTCTGCGACGCCGAGGGAGAGGACGAGAGCTGTGACGGCGCGGCCAACGAAGGCTGCGACTGCGATCCGGCCGCGCCCCCCGCCGCGTGCGGGAGCGCGGTCGGCGCCTGTCGTCCCGGGACGCAGGAGTGCGTGGCCGGTCGACTCGGCGCCTGCGTCGGCGCGTCGGGGCCCGTCGCGGAGGCCTGCAACGGCGCGGACGACGACTGTGATGGCGTCACCGACGAGGGCATCGTCCGGGTCTGTGGGACGGATGTCGGCGAGTGCAGTCGGGGGTCCGAGGCCTGCGTGGGCGGCGCCTTCGAGGGATGCGCGGGCGGCCGCGGCCCCGTGGCCGAGCTCTGCAACGGGCTCGACGACGACTGCGACGGCTCGACCGACGAGGCCCTGACGCGGGCGTGCGGCTCCTCCGTGGGGGCCTGCATGCCCGGGACGCAGCGCTGCGACGCGGGCAGCTGGACCTCGTGCGGCGGCGAGACGGTCCCCGCGCTCGAGGCCTGCGACGGGGTCGACGACGACTGCGACGGCCGCGTCGACGAGGGGGTGACGCGCGCCTGCGGGAGCAGCACGGGTGTGTGCCGTCCGGGGACGCAGTCCTGCGCGAGCGGCAGCTTCGGGGCGTGCACCGGGGGCGTCGCGCCCGGGAGCGAGGTCTGCGACGGAGCGCTCGACGAGGACTGCGACGGCACCGTCGACGAGATGTGTGGATGCACCACCGGCACAACCCGCCCGTGCGGGACCGACGCGGGGGAGTGTGTGGCCGGCAGCCAGACCTGCGACGCGAGCGGCAGCTGGGGCGGCTGCGCGGGGGCCACCGGGCCCAGCCCCGAGGTCTGCAACATGCGGGACGACGACTGCGACGGCGCCACCGACGAGATGGGGGTGTGCCCGACGGCGCCCCCGGTGGTGACGTGTCCGGGGGACGTGAGCGCGGACGTGCTGGACACGATCGCGCTGGCGGGGAGCGGCTCGGACCCCGATGGCGGCCCGGTCAGCTACGCGTGGACCGTGACGTCGCGGCCGCCGGGCTCGATCTCGACGCCGTCCTCGCCGAGCAGCGCCTCGACCAACTTCTACCTGGACGCCTCCGGCGCGTACGTCGTGCAGCTGTGCGTCACCGACGACGAGGGGGAGCGCGCGTGCTGCAGCGTGAACGTCACGTCGAACCCGCCCGGCGCCATCCACGTCGAGATCAGCTGGAGCACGGCCTACGGTGACGTCGACGCGCACCTCCTGAACGTGACGCGCTCCCACCCGAACGGCTGGTGGACCGCGGACGACTGCTACTTCGCGAACCGCGCCCCGGACTGGGGCCCGGTCGGCGTGGACGGCAACCCGACCCTGGACATCGACGACACCGACGGATACGGCCCCGAGAACATCACGGTCGACCGGAACCCGGCCCCTGGCACGTACACGGTCGGAGCCCACTACTTCTGCGATCGTTCGCTCGGCATGGGCGGCGCTCCTGGCAGCGGCGCCACCGACGGAACGGTCCGCATCTTCTGTGACGGCGCGCTCGTGGCCACGTACACCGGGGTGACGCTGGGGGAGACCGACGACTGGGTCAGCGTGGCCGAGATCGACTACCCGAGCTGCGCGGTGCGGCGGCGTACGACGCGCACCGAGGGGAGTCAGCTCTACCCGGCCTCGTTCACGGCGGCGCGGCACTGCGAGATCTCGTGCAGCTCGGACGCGGACTGTCCGGCGGCGGAGCGCTGCGCGCGGGTCGGCGGCGGTGGCCCGCCCCGAAACGCCTGCATCCTGCGCTGA
- a CDS encoding DUF2071 domain-containing protein has protein sequence MDRIAPTRRPEGKNAGTQLWRELLFLHWKVPVEALRPLVPARLSLDLWEGEAYVGVVPFLMREIAPSWWPKALGFDFLECNLRTYVHLDGEGPGVYFFSLEASSWLAVQAARVGWGLPYHHARMSTSTVEDVVAYETVRRGDGAKHAVKYRVGEALGPSEPGSLEHFFLERYLLYSEKGGQLVKGQVHHPPYPAQRATVLEVEDSLIAAAGLPAVEGPPALVHYAAGVDVEVFSPYSV, from the coding sequence GTGGATCGCATCGCGCCGACGCGCCGCCCCGAGGGAAAGAACGCTGGGACGCAGCTGTGGCGAGAGCTGCTCTTTCTGCACTGGAAGGTGCCGGTCGAGGCGCTGCGGCCGCTCGTGCCGGCGCGGCTCTCGCTCGATCTCTGGGAGGGCGAGGCCTACGTGGGCGTGGTCCCGTTCCTGATGCGCGAGATCGCGCCGTCGTGGTGGCCGAAGGCGCTCGGGTTCGACTTCCTGGAGTGCAACCTGCGCACGTATGTGCACCTCGATGGAGAGGGGCCCGGCGTGTACTTCTTCTCGCTCGAGGCCTCGAGCTGGCTGGCGGTGCAGGCGGCGCGCGTCGGATGGGGGCTGCCCTATCACCACGCGCGCATGAGCACGTCGACGGTCGAGGACGTCGTCGCCTACGAGACGGTGCGGCGCGGCGACGGCGCGAAGCACGCGGTGAAGTACCGCGTGGGCGAGGCGCTCGGACCGTCCGAGCCCGGCTCGCTCGAGCACTTCTTCCTCGAGCGCTACCTGCTCTACTCCGAGAAGGGCGGTCAGCTCGTGAAGGGACAGGTGCATCACCCTCCCTACCCCGCCCAGCGCGCGACGGTGCTCGAGGTCGAGGACTCGCTCATCGCCGCCGCGGGGCTGCCCGCGGTGGAGGGGCCGCCCGCGCTCGTGCACTACGCGGCGGGCGTCGACGTCGAGGTCTTCAGCCCCTATTCGGTCTGA
- a CDS encoding 2OG-Fe(II) oxygenase, with product MSTSVPMRFEDTPLLWTAAGIYSESECARICEDIAAASPSLATNNPMYRNQDRVMRDDPETTADLFGRLRAHLPERIGELTLVGLNERLRYYRYREGQRFEPHMDHWYQPSETRITLLTVLVYFNDDFEGGETRFMEQVEQTVVPAPGLAAIFQHKIRHEGCEVRRGTKYALRTDALYEASTPIQLLR from the coding sequence ATGTCGACCTCCGTCCCGATGCGCTTCGAAGACACCCCGCTCCTCTGGACCGCGGCCGGCATCTACTCGGAGTCCGAGTGCGCGCGCATCTGCGAGGACATCGCCGCCGCCTCGCCGAGCCTGGCCACCAACAACCCCATGTACCGCAACCAGGACCGCGTCATGCGCGACGACCCGGAGACGACGGCCGACCTCTTCGGTCGCCTCCGCGCGCACCTCCCGGAGCGCATCGGCGAGCTGACCCTCGTCGGCCTCAACGAGCGCCTCCGCTACTACCGCTACCGCGAGGGCCAGCGCTTCGAGCCCCACATGGATCACTGGTATCAGCCCAGCGAGACTCGCATCACCCTCCTGACCGTGCTCGTCTACTTCAACGACGACTTCGAGGGCGGCGAGACCCGGTTCATGGAGCAGGTCGAGCAGACCGTCGTCCCCGCTCCCGGCCTGGCCGCGATCTTCCAGCACAAGATCCGCCACGAAGGCTGCGAAGTCCGCCGCGGCACCAAGTACGCCCTCCGCACCGACGCCCTCTACGAAGCCTCCACCCCCATCCAGCTCCTCCGCTGA
- a CDS encoding HAD-IA family hydrolase produces MSRFDAARFEAVLFDLDGTLLDSIALILESYRHTLAAHGLPARSDEDVLSGLGTPLEAQFRRWVGEEAEHAETVQALVDTYIAHNLDVHDRFVKPYPGVTELVRRLSGTPVAVVTSKRRRGTEMGLRALGLHDVFEILVCADDVERPKPHPEPVQRALRFLGTDPAKTVFVGDAVHDVEAGKAAGVRTVAVTWGAGRREELERSRPDVMSDDADALARFLFGR; encoded by the coding sequence ATGTCGCGCTTCGACGCCGCCCGGTTCGAGGCTGTCCTGTTCGACCTGGACGGGACGCTCCTCGACTCGATCGCGCTGATCCTCGAGAGCTACCGGCACACCCTCGCGGCGCACGGGCTCCCCGCCCGCAGCGACGAGGACGTGCTGAGCGGGCTCGGGACGCCGCTCGAGGCGCAGTTCCGCCGCTGGGTGGGCGAGGAGGCCGAGCACGCCGAGACGGTGCAGGCGCTCGTCGACACCTACATCGCGCACAACCTCGACGTGCACGACCGCTTCGTGAAGCCCTACCCGGGGGTGACGGAGCTCGTGCGGCGCCTCTCGGGGACGCCGGTGGCGGTCGTCACCAGCAAGCGGCGGCGGGGGACCGAGATGGGCCTCCGCGCGCTGGGGCTCCACGACGTGTTCGAGATCCTGGTCTGCGCCGACGACGTCGAGCGCCCCAAGCCACACCCGGAGCCCGTGCAGCGAGCGCTGCGGTTCCTCGGCACCGATCCCGCGAAGACCGTCTTCGTCGGGGACGCAGTGCACGACGTCGAGGCGGGCAAGGCGGCGGGGGTGCGCACCGTCGCGGTGACCTGGGGCGCCGGGCGGCGCGAGGAGCTCGAGCGGAGCCGACCCGACGTGATGAGCGACGACGCCGACGCGCTCGCGCGCTTCCTCTTCGGGCGATGA
- a CDS encoding GGDEF domain-containing protein, whose protein sequence is MGSPFDEEEEEGTAIIDAKAFREAVSPSRLHPVIVLVAGADAGRLVRLDGEVNVGRSARCELRVNGDGVSRKHARIFMRGGQTFVEDLGSTNGTLLNGQKVEGQAPLSDGDKIQVGAEILLKFSLQDEVDQELQQHLYQAAVRDPLTSAYNRRALMDRLESDLAHAKRHGTDVVLMLLDLDHFKQVNDTHGHPIGDEVLRRTADAVRAVIRKEDFFARYGGEEFALLCRSTAMYQGLQLAERVRETIAAIEVPLEEGGTLKVTTSVGIAQFEPDHDPDALIRAADDALYKAKEGGRNQVVAAD, encoded by the coding sequence ATGGGATCCCCCTTCGACGAGGAAGAGGAAGAGGGCACCGCGATCATCGACGCGAAGGCGTTTCGCGAGGCGGTGTCTCCGAGTCGGCTCCATCCGGTCATCGTGCTCGTCGCGGGGGCCGACGCGGGCCGTCTGGTCCGGCTCGACGGCGAGGTGAACGTCGGCCGGAGCGCCCGGTGCGAGCTGCGGGTCAACGGCGACGGCGTCTCGCGCAAGCACGCCCGGATCTTCATGCGCGGGGGCCAGACCTTCGTGGAGGACCTCGGCTCGACCAACGGCACCCTGCTCAACGGGCAGAAGGTCGAAGGGCAGGCGCCTCTGTCCGACGGCGACAAGATCCAGGTGGGGGCGGAGATCCTGCTGAAGTTCAGCCTCCAGGACGAGGTCGACCAGGAGCTCCAGCAGCACCTCTACCAGGCCGCGGTCCGCGACCCGCTCACCTCCGCCTACAACCGCCGCGCGCTGATGGATCGGCTCGAGTCGGACCTCGCCCACGCGAAGCGACACGGCACCGACGTCGTCCTGATGCTGCTCGACCTCGACCACTTCAAGCAGGTCAACGACACGCACGGCCACCCCATCGGGGACGAGGTCCTGCGCCGCACGGCGGACGCGGTGCGCGCGGTGATCCGCAAGGAGGACTTCTTCGCTCGCTACGGCGGCGAGGAGTTCGCGCTCCTCTGCCGGAGCACGGCGATGTACCAGGGCCTGCAGCTGGCCGAGCGCGTGCGCGAGACCATCGCCGCCATCGAGGTCCCCCTCGAGGAGGGCGGCACGCTCAAGGTCACAACCAGCGTCGGCATCGCGCAGTTCGAGCCCGATCACGATCCCGACGCGCTGATCCGCGCCGCCGACGACGCCCTCTACAAGGCGAAAGAGGGCGGCCGCAACCAGGTCGTCGCGGCCGACTGA
- a CDS encoding SUMF1/EgtB/PvdO family nonheme iron enzyme, producing MRPLFASLCLLAACGSPAALPDGGLDATVDPTRDALPPSLDGTSPDAQTAHLDGGSPCVVSGTPGTCLHVDDCTGGRVSTPGFCPGPAEIQCCTATPDGGDAGDGGDGGPSCDPEVMPTPNEGLVEEPGAPGCPAGMTRVADFCVDRFEASLVLVDDRGPIGSWSPFHNPGARRVRALSMREAIPQGYITGVQAEAACLEAGKRLCTDAEWLRACRGAEERTYPYGTARMSGECNDARARHPAVERFGTSDDWIWSRLDDACINQLPDSLAPTGSHPGCVTPEGVMDMMGNLHEWTADPAGTFRGGFYVDTVRNGDGCLYRTTAHDRGHWDYSTGFRCCADPG from the coding sequence GTGCGCCCGCTCTTCGCTTCGCTCTGTCTGCTCGCGGCGTGCGGCAGCCCCGCCGCGCTCCCGGACGGAGGGCTCGACGCGACGGTCGATCCGACCCGCGACGCCCTACCCCCGAGCCTCGACGGAACATCCCCCGACGCGCAGACGGCGCACCTCGACGGCGGGAGCCCGTGCGTCGTCTCGGGCACGCCCGGGACGTGTCTGCACGTCGACGACTGCACGGGAGGCCGCGTCTCCACGCCCGGCTTCTGCCCCGGCCCGGCCGAGATCCAGTGCTGCACCGCGACCCCGGACGGCGGGGACGCCGGGGACGGAGGCGACGGCGGCCCGTCTTGCGATCCCGAAGTGATGCCCACGCCCAACGAGGGGCTCGTGGAGGAGCCGGGCGCGCCCGGTTGCCCGGCCGGCATGACCCGCGTGGCGGACTTCTGCGTCGACCGCTTCGAGGCGAGCCTCGTGCTCGTCGACGACCGCGGGCCGATCGGCTCCTGGTCTCCGTTCCACAACCCGGGCGCCCGGCGCGTGCGCGCGCTGTCGATGCGCGAGGCGATCCCGCAGGGCTACATCACGGGGGTGCAGGCCGAGGCGGCGTGCCTCGAAGCGGGGAAGCGACTTTGCACCGACGCGGAGTGGCTGCGCGCGTGCCGCGGCGCGGAGGAGCGCACCTATCCCTACGGGACCGCGCGCATGAGCGGCGAGTGCAACGACGCGCGGGCGCGCCACCCCGCGGTGGAGCGGTTCGGCACGAGCGACGACTGGATCTGGTCCCGCCTGGACGACGCGTGCATCAACCAGCTCCCCGACTCACTCGCCCCCACGGGCAGCCACCCGGGCTGCGTCACGCCCGAAGGCGTGATGGACATGATGGGCAACCTGCACGAGTGGACGGCCGACCCGGCGGGCACCTTCCGCGGCGGCTTCTACGTCGACACGGTGCGCAACGGCGATGGCTGCCTCTATCGAACGACCGCCCACGACCGCGGCCACTGGGACTACTCGACCGGGTTCCGCTGCTGCGCCGACCCAGGCTGA